From Candidatus Methylomirabilota bacterium, the proteins below share one genomic window:
- a CDS encoding c-type cytochrome, translating to MPRVHIAVVGAALLAAASAPAPASAQASAPMLYETTTARVVTCAACHGVNGNSRSDAMPIIAGMDAGYFKKQVQAYAANARPSPEMGPYAKQILDIGLDAVAGHFAAQRMEPTPLKADAAAVARGRTASAPCVACHGADGKGDSAKGTPSLAGQPPGYLRDQIGLFRQDARNPGDTTLAAIKALMKTLPEAQDADLAAYYSSLR from the coding sequence ATGCCCAGAGTCCACATCGCCGTCGTCGGTGCCGCGCTGCTCGCCGCCGCGAGCGCGCCGGCGCCCGCTTCCGCGCAGGCCTCCGCGCCCATGCTCTACGAGACCACGACCGCGCGTGTGGTCACGTGCGCCGCCTGCCACGGCGTCAACGGCAACAGCCGGTCCGACGCCATGCCCATCATCGCCGGGATGGACGCCGGCTACTTCAAGAAGCAGGTGCAGGCGTACGCCGCCAACGCCCGGCCGTCCCCCGAGATGGGGCCCTACGCGAAGCAGATCCTCGACATCGGCCTCGATGCGGTGGCGGGCCACTTCGCCGCGCAGCGCATGGAGCCGACGCCGCTCAAGGCCGACGCGGCGGCGGTGGCGCGGGGGCGCACCGCGTCGGCGCCCTGCGTGGCGTGCCACGGCGCCGACGGCAAGGGCGATTCCGCCAAGGGCACTCCGAGCCTCGCCGGCCAGCCGCCGGGCTATCTGCGGGATCAGATCGGTCTCTTCCGGCAGGATGCGCGCAACCCGGGCGACACGACGCTCGCCGCGATCAAGGCTCTGATGAAGACGCTGCCGGAGGCGCAGGACGCCGACCTGGCCGCGTACTACTCGAGCCTGCGCTAG
- a CDS encoding FCSD flavin-binding domain-containing protein has product MGKLTRRTFLRASGAGVVGTVMAAGLAGCASTMGETQPTGRRRVVVIGGGWGGATAAKYVRMGDPRIDVVLLEPNRQFISCPFSNLVLAGLRNVESLSFGYDGLRRRGVTVRHEAALAIEPDTKRVRLASGYLAYDRLIVSPGVDFLWDQVDGLPAARDTVLHAWKAGPQTVELARQIQSMPDNGVFILTVPPVAYRCPPGPYERISMVAWYLKANKPRAKVLVLDANPNIVSKTALFREAWKAYPNIEYRATNRVIAVDPGAREVRTEFDRIKYDVLNLIPPQRAGQIVVDANLVGADKRWCEVSHLTYESVKAPGVHVVGDATTGLPVPKSGNVANNMGKIAAIAAVSLLNDKPAPSVAPGNTCYSWVSDREAIAVVNAYKIENGKVVQIEQRLTPAQSPAVAARAVGWTQSIWQDVVG; this is encoded by the coding sequence ATGGGGAAGCTGACGCGACGGACATTCCTCAGGGCGAGCGGCGCGGGCGTGGTCGGCACGGTGATGGCCGCCGGGCTCGCCGGCTGCGCGTCCACGATGGGCGAGACACAGCCCACGGGCCGCCGCCGGGTCGTGGTGATCGGCGGGGGCTGGGGCGGCGCCACCGCCGCCAAGTACGTCCGGATGGGTGATCCCCGCATCGACGTGGTGCTCCTCGAGCCGAATCGTCAGTTCATCTCCTGCCCGTTCAGCAATCTCGTCCTGGCCGGCCTGCGCAACGTCGAGAGCCTGAGCTTCGGCTACGACGGGCTGCGCCGGCGCGGCGTGACGGTGCGCCACGAGGCGGCGCTGGCCATCGAGCCCGACACCAAGCGCGTGCGACTGGCGAGCGGCTATCTCGCCTATGACCGTCTCATCGTGTCACCCGGCGTCGACTTTCTCTGGGACCAGGTGGACGGGCTGCCCGCTGCGCGCGACACCGTCCTCCATGCCTGGAAGGCCGGTCCGCAGACGGTGGAGCTGGCGCGGCAGATCCAGTCCATGCCGGACAACGGAGTGTTCATTTTGACGGTTCCGCCGGTGGCCTATCGCTGCCCGCCCGGCCCCTACGAGCGCATCTCGATGGTGGCGTGGTACCTCAAGGCGAACAAGCCGCGCGCCAAGGTCCTGGTGCTCGACGCCAATCCCAACATCGTCTCGAAGACCGCGCTGTTCCGCGAGGCGTGGAAGGCGTACCCCAACATCGAGTACCGCGCCACCAATCGGGTGATCGCCGTCGATCCGGGCGCGAGGGAAGTGCGGACGGAGTTCGACCGGATCAAGTACGACGTGCTGAACCTGATCCCGCCGCAGCGCGCCGGGCAGATCGTGGTGGACGCGAACCTCGTGGGCGCCGACAAGCGCTGGTGCGAGGTCAGCCACCTGACGTACGAGTCGGTGAAGGCGCCCGGCGTGCACGTGGTGGGGGACGCGACCACCGGCCTCCCGGTGCCGAAGTCGGGGAACGTGGCCAACAACATGGGGAAGATTGCCGCGATCGCCGCGGTGTCTCTCCTCAACGACAAGCCGGCGCCCTCGGTGGCACCGGGCAATACCTGCTACAGCTGGGTGAGCGATCGCGAGGCCATCGCGGTGGTCAATGCGTACAAGATCGAGAACGGCAAGGTGGTTCAGATCGAGCAGCGGCTCACCCCGGCGCAGTCCCCCGCGGTGGCGGCGCGCGCGGTCGGCTGGACCCAAAGTATCTGGCAGGACGTGGTCGGCTAG
- a CDS encoding 4Fe-4S dicluster domain-containing protein translates to MRYGFVLDQRKCIGCHACTVACKEENGVPLGVNRTWVKYIEKGTFPDTRRYFAVLRCNHCDDAPCVTICPTVALYRRPDGIVDFDGARCIGCKSCMQACPYDALYIDPETQTAAKCHYCAHRVEVGLEPACAIVCPVQAIVAGDLDDPGTPIARLVASQQVQVRKPEQGTQPKVFYLGAEMSALAPEMQRRDGQYVFSQASTIPTPGQRNHAVAPAPPVPDDPLDLRALARTVYDVAHPARPWGGKVSSYLWTKSVSAGAMLVAGVSMLSGLASGNVLAGRIAPVIALVFLVLTTALLIADLKRPERFLYLLFKPNWRSWLVWGGWILIAYGGGVTLWLLAALAGRPQALVWLAVPVTLLAASTAGYSAFLFGQAEGRDFWQSPLTLPHLLVAALAAGSASLLLPALALGGGPGAPWGLRLVLLGSLIALAVVLEAEILTPHPTLDAERAARFLTRGPLAAPLWAGVGGAGIVLPVALLFTPWHAAWGVAAVLSLAGLWLYEDLWIRAGQSVPLS, encoded by the coding sequence ATGCGCTACGGATTCGTCCTCGACCAGCGGAAGTGCATCGGGTGTCACGCCTGCACGGTGGCTTGCAAGGAAGAGAACGGCGTCCCCCTCGGCGTCAACCGCACCTGGGTGAAGTACATCGAGAAGGGCACCTTTCCCGACACGCGGCGGTACTTCGCCGTGCTCCGCTGCAACCATTGTGACGATGCTCCGTGCGTGACGATCTGTCCCACCGTCGCCCTCTATCGCCGGCCCGACGGCATCGTAGACTTCGACGGCGCGCGTTGCATCGGCTGCAAATCGTGCATGCAGGCTTGCCCCTACGATGCCCTCTACATCGATCCCGAGACCCAGACCGCGGCCAAGTGTCACTACTGCGCCCATCGCGTCGAGGTGGGGCTCGAGCCCGCGTGCGCGATCGTGTGCCCGGTACAGGCCATCGTGGCGGGCGACCTCGACGATCCCGGCACTCCCATTGCCCGCCTGGTCGCCTCGCAGCAGGTGCAGGTGCGGAAGCCGGAGCAGGGGACGCAGCCGAAGGTGTTCTACCTCGGCGCCGAGATGTCCGCGCTGGCGCCCGAGATGCAGCGGCGAGACGGGCAGTACGTGTTCTCCCAGGCTTCCACGATCCCGACGCCCGGCCAGCGCAACCACGCGGTGGCGCCCGCGCCGCCCGTGCCGGACGACCCCCTCGATCTCCGGGCACTCGCCCGCACCGTCTACGACGTCGCGCACCCCGCGCGGCCCTGGGGCGGCAAGGTGTCCTCCTATCTTTGGACCAAGTCGGTGTCCGCGGGCGCGATGCTCGTGGCGGGGGTGAGCATGCTGTCCGGACTGGCGTCGGGGAACGTCCTCGCCGGCCGCATCGCGCCCGTGATCGCGCTCGTGTTCCTCGTGCTGACGACCGCGCTCCTCATTGCGGATCTCAAGCGGCCGGAGCGCTTTCTCTATCTCCTCTTCAAGCCCAACTGGCGCTCGTGGCTCGTCTGGGGCGGCTGGATCCTGATCGCCTACGGCGGCGGCGTCACGCTCTGGCTGCTCGCCGCGCTCGCCGGGCGCCCGCAGGCCCTGGTGTGGCTGGCGGTGCCCGTCACCCTGCTCGCCGCCTCGACCGCCGGCTACAGCGCGTTCCTGTTCGGCCAGGCCGAGGGCCGCGATTTCTGGCAGAGCCCACTGACCCTGCCGCATCTCCTCGTTGCCGCGCTCGCCGCGGGCAGCGCGAGCCTGCTGCTCCCCGCGCTTGCGCTCGGCGGGGGCCCGGGCGCGCCGTGGGGGCTGCGCCTGGTCCTGCTCGGCTCGCTCATCGCGCTCGCCGTGGTCCTCGAAGCCGAGATCCTCACCCCCCATCCCACCCTCGACGCCGAGCGCGCCGCGCGGTTCCTCACCCGCGGGCCCCTCGCCGCCCCGCTCTGGGCCGGCGTGGGGGGGGCGGGGATCGTGCTCCCCGTCGCCCTCCTCTTCACGCCGTGGCACGCCGCGTGGGGGGTGGCGGCCGTGCTGTCCCTCGCCGGGCTCTGGCTCTACGAGGACCTCTGGATACGCGCGGGCCAATCCGTGCCGCTGAGCTGA
- a CDS encoding fumarylacetoacetate hydrolase family protein, with product MHLVTFRKGRSQGRVGAIWHEAVIDLAGVAKDLAAQRNEPARGRGFPKTMLELVEGGETALARAREAFEAGQRLVDAQGIDDLAARKLAYPLAKVRLLAPIIPPRNVFCLGRNYADHAAERGAAVPEHPVYFTKPADCVIGTGERVTHHAVTKELDYEVELTAVIGTGGRDIPRGNALRHVFGYTVINDVTARDLQKKHGQWFKGKSLDTFCPMGPVLVTADEIPDPQSLAVSLRVNGQARQSSHTSKMIFPVDQCIEVLSQGFTLVPGDVIATGTPDGVGAATGNFLKIGDRMEAEVERIGVLANRVAAP from the coding sequence ATGCATCTCGTCACGTTCCGCAAGGGGCGCAGCCAGGGGCGCGTGGGTGCGATCTGGCACGAGGCTGTGATCGATCTGGCCGGGGTGGCCAAGGATCTCGCCGCCCAGCGCAACGAGCCAGCGCGCGGCCGGGGATTTCCGAAGACCATGCTCGAGCTGGTGGAGGGCGGCGAGACCGCGCTCGCTCGCGCGCGCGAGGCCTTCGAGGCGGGCCAGCGCCTGGTCGATGCGCAGGGCATCGACGATCTCGCCGCGCGGAAGCTCGCGTACCCCCTCGCCAAGGTGCGTCTCCTCGCGCCGATCATTCCGCCCCGGAACGTGTTCTGCCTCGGCCGTAACTACGCCGACCATGCCGCCGAGCGCGGCGCCGCCGTGCCCGAGCATCCGGTGTACTTCACCAAGCCGGCCGACTGCGTGATCGGGACGGGCGAGCGCGTCACCCATCATGCCGTCACCAAGGAGCTGGACTACGAGGTCGAGCTGACCGCGGTGATCGGCACCGGCGGGCGCGACATCCCGCGGGGGAACGCGCTCCGCCACGTCTTCGGCTACACGGTGATCAACGACGTGACCGCGCGCGATCTCCAGAAGAAGCACGGCCAGTGGTTCAAGGGGAAGTCGCTCGACACCTTCTGCCCCATGGGCCCGGTGCTCGTCACCGCCGACGAGATCCCCGATCCGCAGTCCCTCGCGGTGTCGCTGCGGGTGAACGGGCAGGCGCGTCAGTCCAGCCACACCTCCAAGATGATCTTCCCGGTGGATCAGTGCATCGAGGTGCTCTCGCAGGGCTTTACCTTGGTGCCCGGCGATGTCATCGCCACCGGCACCCCCGACGGCGTGGGCGCGGCCACCGGCAACTTCCTCAAGATCGGCGACCGCATGGAGGCGGAGGTCGAACGGATCGGCGTGCTCGCCAACCGGGTCGCCGCGCCCTAG
- a CDS encoding sulfite exporter TauE/SafE family protein has translation MPEWLLLLIAGLVIGAYGTIIGAGGGFILVPLLLIFYPNESSESIASVSLAVVFFNALSGTIAYARLKRVDYGSGVLLALATVPGAILGALTTPLIPRRPFDLIVGCLLVALSIFLVLRPLAEAREWTGRFRMSRRMIDPDGTVQSWSYNPVLGVAVSVVIGFVSSLLGIGGGFIHVPVMVNFLNFPVHVASATSHFTLTVMTAVGSVVHLLTGTLVGAAPRVVPLSLGVVVGAQVGARLAQRMRGVWIIRALVLALAFVGARLIFKAL, from the coding sequence GTGCCCGAATGGCTGCTGCTGCTCATCGCCGGCCTGGTGATCGGCGCCTACGGCACCATCATCGGGGCCGGGGGCGGCTTCATCCTGGTGCCGCTGCTCTTGATCTTCTATCCCAACGAGAGCTCCGAGTCGATCGCCAGCGTGTCGCTGGCGGTTGTGTTCTTCAACGCGCTCTCGGGCACGATCGCCTACGCCCGGCTCAAGCGCGTCGACTACGGCTCCGGCGTCCTGCTCGCCCTCGCCACCGTGCCCGGCGCCATTCTCGGCGCCCTCACGACCCCGCTGATCCCGCGCCGCCCCTTCGACCTCATCGTGGGCTGTCTCCTCGTCGCCCTGTCGATCTTTCTGGTCCTCCGCCCGCTCGCCGAGGCGCGTGAGTGGACCGGGCGCTTCCGCATGAGCCGCCGCATGATCGATCCCGATGGCACCGTGCAGTCGTGGAGCTATAACCCCGTGCTCGGTGTGGCGGTGAGCGTGGTGATCGGCTTCGTGTCGAGTCTGCTCGGCATCGGGGGCGGCTTCATCCACGTCCCCGTGATGGTGAATTTCCTCAACTTTCCCGTGCACGTCGCCTCCGCGACCTCCCACTTCACCTTGACGGTGATGACGGCGGTGGGCTCGGTGGTGCACCTCCTCACCGGCACCCTCGTGGGCGCGGCGCCGCGGGTCGTGCCGCTCTCCCTCGGCGTGGTGGTCGGCGCGCAGGTCGGGGCCCGCCTCGCCCAGCGCATGCGCGGCGTCTGGATCATCCGCGCCCTCGTCCTCGCGCTGGCTTTCGTGGGGGCCCGCCTCATCTTCAAAGCCCTGTAG
- a CDS encoding threonine synthase: protein MSFVTHVECTVCGKAHASTHLLTICEACGQMLAVRYDLPAVARALTKDALRSRPPGMYRFRELLPLGDDEAPVTLGEGGTPVLELPRLAGHLGMRRLWAKDEGQNPTGSFKARGLGMAITRARTLGVKGLMIPSAGNAGGAAAVYGARAGVPVAVVVPRGTPEAAVAEALIAGAHVFTVEGSIATAGRLIAQVAPRLGWFDLATLKEPYRLEGKKTMGLELAEQLGWEAPDVLMYPTGGGTGLVGIWKAYEELAAMGWIGSPQPRFFAVQAEGCAPVVKAFEDKAETTSMWENPVTHAAGLRVPGPFAGRQMLRILRETGGGALAVSEDEIVAAQKLLARVEGIWTAPEAAAALAALMRLRATGDVAPGDRVVLVLTGAGIKYVPPPLPAAIHLEGSPDEVLATVRRAVGA from the coding sequence ATGAGCTTCGTCACCCACGTCGAGTGCACCGTCTGCGGCAAGGCGCACGCGTCGACCCATCTCCTCACCATCTGCGAGGCCTGCGGCCAGATGCTGGCCGTGCGCTACGACCTCCCCGCCGTCGCGCGCGCCCTCACCAAGGACGCGCTGCGGTCGCGCCCCCCGGGCATGTATCGCTTCCGCGAGCTCTTGCCGCTGGGCGACGACGAGGCGCCGGTCACGCTGGGCGAGGGCGGCACGCCCGTGCTCGAGCTGCCGCGCCTGGCCGGCCATCTCGGGATGCGCCGGCTGTGGGCGAAGGACGAGGGACAGAATCCCACCGGCTCGTTCAAGGCCCGCGGGCTGGGCATGGCGATCACCCGCGCCCGCACGCTCGGCGTGAAGGGCCTCATGATCCCCTCCGCGGGCAATGCGGGCGGCGCCGCCGCGGTGTACGGCGCGCGCGCGGGCGTGCCCGTCGCGGTGGTGGTGCCGCGCGGCACGCCCGAAGCGGCGGTGGCCGAGGCCCTGATCGCGGGCGCCCACGTGTTCACGGTGGAAGGCTCCATCGCGACCGCGGGCCGCCTCATCGCGCAAGTGGCCCCGCGCCTCGGCTGGTTCGACCTCGCCACGCTCAAGGAGCCCTATCGCCTCGAGGGCAAGAAGACGATGGGCCTCGAGCTGGCCGAGCAGCTCGGCTGGGAGGCCCCCGATGTCCTCATGTATCCGACGGGCGGCGGCACCGGCCTCGTCGGGATCTGGAAGGCCTATGAGGAGCTGGCGGCGATGGGCTGGATCGGCTCCCCGCAGCCGCGCTTCTTCGCCGTGCAGGCCGAAGGCTGCGCGCCGGTGGTGAAGGCCTTCGAGGACAAGGCGGAGACCACGTCGATGTGGGAGAACCCCGTCACCCACGCGGCCGGGCTGCGGGTGCCCGGCCCCTTCGCCGGCCGCCAGATGCTGCGCATCCTGCGCGAGACCGGGGGCGGCGCGCTCGCGGTCAGCGAGGACGAGATCGTGGCGGCGCAGAAGCTCCTCGCGCGCGTCGAGGGCATCTGGACCGCGCCGGAGGCCGCCGCCGCGCTGGCGGCCCTGATGCGCTTGCGCGCGACCGGTGACGTCGCGCCCGGCGACCGCGTGGTCCTGGTCCTCACCGGCGCCGGCATCAAGTACGTCCCGCCGCCCCTCCCCGCGGCGATTCACCTCGAGGGTTCCCCCGACGAGGTGCTCGCGACCGTCCGCCGCGCCGTCGGCGCCTGA
- the ispH gene encoding 4-hydroxy-3-methylbut-2-enyl diphosphate reductase: MATIPLLQDIVLAGPRGFCAGVDRAIDIVELALQVCPPPVYVRKEIVHNRHVVEALRAKGAHFVDELDEVPDDATVIFSAHGIAPAVRVEAERRGLRVIDATCPLVTKVHLEAVRYAREGYSIILVGHADHDEVVGTTGEAPDKILVIAHPDEVDRLEVPDPSKVAFLTQTTLSVDDTRDCIAALRRRFPKIVGPSKDDICYATQNRQAAAKTVASGVDVLLVIGAANSSNANRLVEVSKGLGTASYLINDKNDIRPEWLEGATRVGVTAGASTPEFLVTEVVHALQAMRPAEVREVHVVEEDVRFGLPKELEEIARQAGKTLPARRGVDEE, encoded by the coding sequence CCTGCAGGTGTGCCCGCCGCCGGTCTACGTGCGGAAAGAGATCGTGCACAACCGGCACGTCGTGGAGGCCCTGCGGGCCAAGGGCGCGCACTTCGTGGACGAGCTCGACGAGGTACCGGACGATGCCACCGTGATCTTCAGCGCCCACGGCATCGCGCCGGCGGTGCGCGTGGAGGCGGAGCGGCGCGGGCTCCGCGTGATCGACGCCACCTGTCCCCTCGTGACCAAGGTGCATCTCGAGGCCGTTCGCTACGCGCGCGAGGGCTACTCGATCATCCTGGTGGGGCATGCCGACCACGATGAGGTGGTGGGGACGACGGGCGAGGCGCCGGACAAGATCCTGGTGATCGCGCACCCGGACGAGGTCGATCGCCTCGAGGTGCCGGATCCCAGCAAGGTCGCGTTCCTCACCCAGACCACGCTGTCGGTCGACGACACCCGCGACTGCATCGCCGCGCTGCGCCGCCGCTTCCCCAAGATCGTGGGGCCGTCGAAGGACGACATCTGCTACGCGACCCAGAACCGGCAGGCTGCGGCCAAGACGGTGGCGAGCGGCGTGGACGTGCTCCTCGTCATCGGCGCGGCGAACAGCTCCAACGCCAACCGCCTCGTCGAGGTCTCGAAGGGGCTGGGCACGGCGTCCTATCTCATCAACGACAAGAACGACATCCGCCCGGAGTGGCTGGAGGGGGCGACGCGCGTGGGCGTGACCGCCGGTGCCTCGACGCCCGAGTTCCTCGTCACCGAGGTGGTGCACGCGCTGCAGGCGATGCGACCGGCCGAGGTGCGCGAGGTGCACGTGGTCGAGGAGGACGTCCGTTTCGGGCTGCCCAAGGAGCTCGAGGAGATCGCGCGCCAGGCTGGCAAGACCCTGCCCGCCCGGCGCGGCGTCGACGAGGAGTAG
- a CDS encoding adenylate/guanylate cyclase domain-containing protein, which translates to MPPQTRYAKSGDVSIAYQVVGEGPRDLVVVPGWLSNVEVFWEEPSAVRFFESLARFSRVILFDKRGTGLSDRVPDIPGLETRMDDVRAVMDAVGSERAALFGYSEGGPMCVLFAATYPDRVSALITHGSYARRVRSSDHPWMPVLEDWERFIESTVKGWGGPVGLAERAPSRMRDEAFVQWWSRFTRMSASPASSAQVLRMNTQIDVRRILSSVRVPTLLLHPTGDRVVPVEASRYMAEHIPGAKLIELPGIDHLPFADNAEHVLREIRSFLGELPTEAEPDRVLATVVFADIVGSTEQAVALGDRRWRELLGGFHAAVRREVGRFRGREIDSAGDGVLAAFDGPARAVRAACAVGEAVRPLGVTVRAGVHTGECEVLGNKLAGIAVHIGARVASVAGPDEVLVSSTVRDLVAGSGLAFADRGLHTLKGVPGDWHLFAVDRGVARV; encoded by the coding sequence ATGCCGCCCCAGACCCGATACGCCAAGAGCGGTGACGTCAGCATTGCCTATCAGGTCGTCGGGGAGGGCCCGCGCGACCTGGTGGTGGTGCCGGGCTGGCTCTCGAACGTCGAGGTCTTCTGGGAAGAGCCCTCCGCGGTTCGGTTCTTCGAATCCCTCGCGCGGTTCTCCCGAGTGATTCTCTTCGACAAGCGCGGCACCGGTCTGTCCGATCGCGTGCCGGACATTCCGGGACTGGAGACCCGGATGGACGATGTCCGGGCCGTGATGGACGCAGTGGGTTCGGAGCGTGCCGCGCTCTTCGGCTACTCCGAGGGCGGTCCCATGTGCGTGCTCTTCGCCGCGACCTATCCGGACCGCGTGAGCGCCCTCATCACGCACGGCTCGTACGCGCGCCGGGTCCGATCGAGCGATCACCCGTGGATGCCGGTCCTGGAGGACTGGGAGCGGTTCATCGAGTCCACCGTCAAGGGCTGGGGCGGCCCGGTGGGGCTCGCGGAGCGCGCGCCCAGCCGCATGCGTGACGAAGCCTTCGTGCAGTGGTGGTCGCGCTTCACCCGGATGAGCGCGAGCCCCGCCTCGAGCGCGCAGGTGCTCCGGATGAACACGCAGATCGACGTCCGCCGCATCCTGTCGAGCGTCCGGGTGCCCACCCTGCTCCTCCACCCCACCGGCGATCGGGTGGTGCCCGTGGAGGCCAGCCGCTACATGGCCGAGCACATTCCCGGCGCGAAGCTCATCGAGCTGCCGGGGATCGACCACCTGCCGTTCGCGGACAACGCCGAGCACGTCCTGCGGGAGATCCGAAGCTTCCTGGGCGAGCTCCCCACCGAGGCCGAGCCCGACCGGGTGCTCGCGACCGTGGTCTTCGCCGACATCGTGGGCTCGACGGAGCAGGCGGTGGCCCTGGGCGACCGCCGGTGGCGGGAGCTCCTCGGCGGCTTCCACGCGGCGGTCCGGCGCGAGGTGGGGCGCTTCCGGGGCCGCGAGATCGACTCCGCCGGCGACGGGGTCCTCGCCGCCTTCGACGGGCCCGCCCGCGCGGTGCGCGCAGCGTGCGCGGTGGGCGAGGCGGTGCGCCCGCTGGGCGTGACGGTGCGCGCCGGCGTGCACACCGGCGAGTGCGAGGTGCTTGGCAACAAGCTAGCCGGCATCGCCGTGCACATCGGCGCGCGGGTCGCCTCGGTGGCAGGGCCCGACGAGGTCCTGGTGTCGAGCACTGTCCGCGACCTCGTCGCGGGCTCCGGCCTCGCCTTCGCCGACCGGGGGCTGCACACGCTGAAGGGCGTGCCCGGCGACTGGCATCTCTTTGCCGTGGATCGGGGCGTGGCGCGCGTATGA
- the fusA gene encoding elongation factor G has translation MALDIAKIRNIGMVGHGGVGKTSLVEGMLFVAGAVNRLGRVDDGTTTTDFDPDEIKRKISLSTSAAYCDYKGHRLNFVDTPGYGDFISDARAGLRAVGGAIVVVDAVAGVQVQTEKVWKMANDYGLPRIVVINRMDRERADFSRALDSLQRRLKGRLCPLQVPIGAEAGFRGVVDLVKMKAALVADGKPREAEIPGEVMDTAKEWREKLTEAVAETDDDLLAKYLEEGSIAEGEMLGALRKAIASGTLVPVLAAAATRLIGIQPLMDLIVEEFPSPADAGAVEGTDLKTKAAGTRAVDPKAPFAALVFKTISDPHVGKLSVFRVYSGTLRSDSQVFNATRGTRERVGHIGWLQGKTQKAMDALGPGEIGVVAKLKDTLTGDTLCDEASPIVLSGIAFPEPAISFAIQPKSRGDEDKISTALHRMAEEDPTLHHHFDPETKQLLVSGMGQMHVEMVVERMKRKYNVDVLVLPPRIPYKETVKGRAEVQGKYKKQTGGRGQYGDTWLRIEPLTRGGGFEFVDDIFGGAIPRNFIPSVEKGVRDCMKRGIYAGYPVVDLKVTLYDGSYHDVDSSDMAFQIAASMGLQKGFMEARPILLEPVMNVEVTAPADNAGDVIGDINGRRGRVIGMEPDGEIVAVRAQVPMAEMLTYESTLRSMTGGRGAYSMEPSHYEEVPAHIAEKVVKEAKAEKEKASH, from the coding sequence ATGGCGCTCGATATCGCGAAGATCCGCAACATCGGCATGGTCGGCCACGGCGGGGTCGGCAAGACCTCGCTGGTGGAAGGCATGTTGTTCGTCGCCGGCGCGGTGAACCGGCTGGGCCGCGTCGATGATGGCACCACCACCACCGATTTCGACCCCGACGAGATCAAGCGCAAGATCTCGCTGTCCACGTCGGCGGCCTACTGCGATTACAAGGGGCATCGCCTGAATTTCGTCGACACGCCGGGATACGGCGATTTCATCTCCGACGCCCGGGCCGGCCTGCGGGCGGTGGGCGGGGCGATCGTGGTGGTGGACGCGGTGGCGGGGGTGCAGGTCCAGACCGAAAAGGTCTGGAAGATGGCGAACGACTACGGCCTCCCGCGCATCGTGGTGATCAACAGGATGGACCGGGAGCGGGCCGACTTCTCGCGCGCCCTGGATTCCCTCCAGCGCCGGCTGAAGGGACGCCTCTGCCCCCTGCAGGTGCCGATCGGAGCGGAGGCGGGATTCCGGGGCGTGGTGGACCTCGTGAAGATGAAGGCGGCGCTCGTCGCCGACGGCAAGCCGCGCGAGGCCGAGATACCGGGCGAGGTGATGGACACCGCCAAGGAATGGCGGGAGAAGCTCACCGAGGCCGTCGCGGAGACCGACGACGATCTCCTCGCCAAATATCTGGAGGAGGGCTCGATCGCCGAGGGCGAGATGCTGGGCGCTCTGCGCAAGGCCATCGCGAGCGGGACGCTCGTGCCCGTGCTCGCGGCCGCGGCCACGCGTCTCATCGGCATCCAACCCCTCATGGACCTCATCGTGGAAGAATTCCCGTCCCCCGCCGACGCCGGCGCCGTCGAGGGCACCGACCTGAAGACCAAAGCCGCGGGCACGCGGGCCGTCGACCCCAAGGCCCCGTTCGCTGCGCTCGTCTTCAAGACCATCTCCGATCCCCACGTAGGCAAGCTCTCCGTCTTCCGCGTGTACTCGGGGACGCTGCGGTCGGACAGCCAGGTGTTCAACGCCACGCGCGGCACCAGGGAGCGGGTGGGGCACATCGGCTGGCTGCAGGGCAAGACTCAGAAGGCGATGGACGCGCTGGGCCCGGGCGAGATCGGGGTGGTCGCCAAGCTCAAGGACACGCTGACCGGCGACACGCTCTGCGACGAGGCCAGCCCCATCGTGCTGTCCGGCATCGCCTTCCCCGAGCCGGCCATCTCCTTCGCCATCCAGCCCAAGTCCCGCGGCGACGAGGACAAGATCTCCACTGCGCTGCACCGCATGGCCGAGGAAGATCCCACCCTCCACCACCACTTCGATCCCGAGACCAAGCAGCTCCTCGTCTCTGGCATGGGGCAGATGCACGTGGAGATGGTCGTCGAGCGCATGAAGCGCAAGTACAACGTGGACGTCCTGGTGCTCCCGCCGCGCATCCCGTACAAGGAGACGGTGAAGGGGCGCGCGGAGGTGCAGGGGAAGTACAAGAAGCAGACGGGCGGGCGCGGGCAGTACGGCGACACCTGGCTCCGGATCGAGCCGCTCACCCGCGGCGGCGGCTTCGAGTTCGTGGACGACATCTTCGGGGGCGCCATCCCGCGGAACTTCATCCCCTCGGTGGAGAAGGGCGTGCGGGACTGCATGAAGCGCGGCATCTACGCGGGCTACCCGGTGGTTGACCTCAAGGTCACGCTCTACGACGGCTCCTATCACGACGTCGACTCCTCCGACATGGCCTTCCAGATCGCGGCGTCGATGGGGCTGCAGAAGGGCTTCATGGAGGCGCGCCCGATCCTGCTCGAGCCCGTGATGAACGTGGAGGTGACCGCGCCCGCCGACAACGCGGGTGACGTCATCGGCGACATCAACGGCCGGCGCGGCCGCGTGATCGGCATGGAGCCAGACGGCGAGATCGTCGCGGTGCGGGCGCAGGTGCCGATGGCGGAGATGCTCACCTACGAGTCCACCCTGCGCTCGATGACGGGCGGCCGCGGCGCCTACTCGATGGAGCCGTCGCACTACGAGGAAGTGCCCGCCCACATCGCGGAGAAGGTGGTCAAGGAAGCCAAGGCCGAGAAGGAGAAGGCGAGCCACTAG